One stretch of Thermodesulfobacteriota bacterium DNA includes these proteins:
- a CDS encoding SDR family NAD(P)-dependent oxidoreductase has protein sequence MNIKDKVVIITGGARRIGRTICLTLAERGAKIVINYNKSEKDAKELLNDLNRINHTRAIAVKADVSKSDEVKNMVESTMAHFKTIDILINNAAIFFKTQLFDMSEDDWDLFMDTNLKGPFLCSQIVGKIMSDKGSGKIINIVDSFVISKETEHYIPYMVSKAGLVMLTKTLARTLAPDIHVNAIAPGPVLFPYNFTEGEKRQAVEGTALKRNGSPEDIAMGV, from the coding sequence ATGAATATCAAGGATAAGGTAGTAATCATCACCGGGGGCGCTAGACGGATCGGACGGACTATTTGCCTCACTTTAGCTGAGCGAGGGGCAAAGATTGTAATCAATTACAACAAGTCTGAAAAAGATGCGAAGGAACTGTTAAACGACTTAAATCGGATTAATCATACACGCGCTATCGCCGTCAAGGCAGATGTCTCCAAGTCAGATGAAGTAAAGAATATGGTTGAATCGACTATGGCCCATTTTAAAACGATAGACATCTTAATCAATAACGCCGCAATTTTCTTTAAGACACAACTTTTTGATATGTCCGAAGATGATTGGGATTTATTCATGGATACAAATCTAAAGGGTCCTTTTCTATGCTCTCAAATCGTGGGCAAGATTATGTCAGACAAGGGATCAGGAAAAATAATAAATATCGTAGACTCATTTGTTATATCCAAAGAAACAGAACACTACATTCCATATATGGTTTCCAAGGCTGGACTGGTCATGCTTACAAAAACATTGGCAAGGACACTAGCTCCAGATATCCACGTTAATGCTATTGCCCCAGGTCCGGTACTGTTCCCTTATAACTTCACCGAAGGGGAAAAAAGGCAGGCTGTGGAAGGCACCGCTTTGAAGAGGAATGGTTCTCCGGAGGATATAGCGATGGGAGTAAT